One segment of Niabella beijingensis DNA contains the following:
- a CDS encoding PorT family protein: protein MKTIRVIVLGTILMAPVCLWAQHKQKVDTTEITVKVISRNNKDSVIISDNGQPWVKASRVKNVTTSWFGIDLGFVNFVDNTIYTDAATQAFAPGATDSWLDLRSGKSVNVNIWILSQKINLVKHVVNLKYSLGLELNNYRFKNPVRFNPKPGTDAAIPAVVYMDEEPGRTYRKNKLAADYLTLPVMLNFTIPTKNRKIVEINRKNVRVKASKEFGVSAGISAGYLYSARNKYINSDEGKHKFKDDFSLNPWKISYVGEVNLGYLGVYGSFATKSMFKRGLDLTPYIIGVRLGL from the coding sequence ATGAAAACGATAAGAGTAATTGTATTAGGTACAATCCTGATGGCACCCGTTTGTCTGTGGGCGCAGCATAAACAAAAAGTAGATACTACAGAAATAACGGTAAAGGTCATTTCCAGGAATAACAAGGATTCTGTGATCATCAGCGACAACGGACAGCCCTGGGTAAAAGCCAGTCGTGTAAAGAATGTAACCACCAGCTGGTTTGGCATCGACCTGGGTTTTGTAAATTTTGTGGACAATACGATCTATACAGATGCGGCCACACAGGCTTTTGCCCCCGGGGCCACCGATTCCTGGCTGGATCTGCGAAGCGGCAAATCGGTAAACGTCAATATCTGGATCCTTTCGCAAAAAATCAACCTGGTAAAACATGTGGTGAACCTGAAATACTCACTGGGTCTGGAACTGAATAATTACCGGTTTAAAAACCCGGTGCGGTTCAACCCGAAACCGGGTACCGACGCAGCCATACCTGCTGTAGTATATATGGATGAAGAACCAGGGCGTACCTACCGGAAGAACAAACTTGCTGCGGACTACCTGACACTGCCTGTAATGCTCAATTTTACCATCCCCACCAAGAACAGGAAAATAGTGGAGATCAACCGCAAAAACGTGCGGGTAAAAGCCAGCAAGGAATTCGGCGTCAGTGCGGGTATCAGCGCCGGCTACCTCTATTCTGCAAGGAACAAATACATCAACTCGGATGAAGGAAAACATAAGTTTAAGGACGATTTCAGTTTAAACCCCTGGAAGATCTCCTATGTGGGAGAGGTAAACCTGGGATACCTGGGCGTTTACGGGTCCTTTGCCACCAAGAGCATGTTTAAACGCGGGCTGGATCTTACACCCTATATTATCGGTGTTCGTTTAGGTTTATAG
- a CDS encoding outer membrane beta-barrel protein, translated as MKQTLLLAIMTVSVLIAAAQNGPDTLVINGVTVIRDNKPIEQEPKKGFFKSIRTKRNLKNIVTEWAMVDIGMSNFTDGTVYAAADAQAYAPGSNEQWFATRYFKSRNINIWIVTQRYNLIRHFVNLQYGLGLELNNYRFKNEVRFNPRTATDITNPPVAYIDQEPGRVYKKNKLAADYITVPLMLNFNFTPDRLYPFELSAGISVGYLYASRNKIITSDEGKRKAKDNFDLDPWKLSYVGDLTLGVVTLYGSYAFKSMYTRGLDHTPYNFGIRLRPADFFNKIESR; from the coding sequence ATGAAACAAACACTACTGCTGGCTATAATGACCGTATCTGTGCTGATAGCAGCAGCCCAGAACGGACCGGACACCCTGGTCATTAACGGTGTTACCGTTATAAGGGATAATAAGCCCATCGAACAGGAGCCTAAAAAAGGATTCTTCAAAAGCATCCGCACCAAAAGAAATCTGAAGAATATTGTTACGGAATGGGCCATGGTCGATATCGGCATGTCGAACTTCACGGACGGTACGGTTTATGCTGCGGCTGATGCGCAGGCGTATGCACCGGGGAGCAATGAGCAGTGGTTTGCCACGAGATATTTCAAATCACGGAACATCAATATCTGGATCGTGACCCAGCGGTACAACCTGATCCGTCATTTTGTGAACCTCCAGTACGGCCTGGGTCTGGAGCTGAATAACTACCGGTTTAAGAACGAAGTCCGCTTCAATCCCCGGACGGCAACGGATATCACCAATCCGCCGGTAGCCTATATCGATCAGGAACCCGGCCGCGTTTATAAGAAGAACAAGCTGGCAGCAGATTACATTACAGTACCGCTGATGCTGAATTTTAATTTTACACCGGACCGCCTGTATCCGTTTGAGCTAAGTGCAGGCATCAGTGTGGGATATCTTTATGCTTCCCGCAACAAGATCATCACTTCTGATGAGGGCAAACGAAAGGCGAAGGATAATTTCGACCTGGATCCCTGGAAGCTTTCCTATGTAGGTGATCTGACGCTGGGGGTGGTGACCCTGTACGGCTCTTATGCGTTCAAAAGCATGTATACCCGCGGACTGGATCATACGCCTTACAATTTCGGCATCCGGCTACGGCCTGCCGATTTCTTTAATAAGATTGAAAGCCGGTAG
- a CDS encoding DUF3298 and DUF4163 domain-containing protein, protein MKKLFFLATLVPALFFSCKDTDKKSGTPPGNDSLPVVQNTDRYYMQYQGTIGDQPATMHVVKFGTTYDVNYTYDNEGQPADLLFQKDSLLQNDSLFFAEYAPRPANQDLEGADAELHLVIRPEGITGLKITGNKQQQQVQLLPVKSGTAFTPAGYIDSIKISGFKKDTPSAFSSLLLLEPATQESWYTALLKKNILAVQKPDSASLETTMTQFGRSFIENFRDDIDTMKAAGDEEEAPVSMMHYDQQISSNLIYNNNGYAVLSVGNYAYTGGAHGMYGQTMICLDMQQKKELALDSVLKIDSATLQPILERHFRGRYKIADGKPLTDILFEDRLALTDNFYFTSRGIGFVYQPYEVAAYAFGLIDVWVPYTDLKPYLQPEFVQRMHL, encoded by the coding sequence ATGAAAAAACTATTTTTTCTGGCCACCCTTGTTCCGGCATTGTTCTTCAGTTGTAAGGATACCGATAAAAAAAGCGGCACCCCACCCGGCAACGACTCGCTTCCTGTAGTGCAGAACACGGATCGTTACTATATGCAATACCAGGGAACCATCGGCGATCAGCCGGCAACCATGCACGTGGTGAAATTCGGCACTACTTACGACGTCAATTATACCTATGACAATGAAGGACAGCCTGCAGACCTGCTGTTCCAGAAGGACAGCCTGCTGCAAAATGACAGTCTGTTTTTTGCGGAGTATGCACCGCGGCCGGCGAATCAGGATCTGGAGGGTGCCGATGCCGAACTGCACCTGGTGATCCGGCCGGAGGGTATCACCGGATTGAAGATCACCGGAAATAAGCAGCAGCAACAGGTACAGCTCCTACCCGTAAAAAGCGGCACCGCGTTTACACCGGCGGGTTATATAGATTCGATCAAAATCTCCGGATTTAAGAAGGACACCCCTTCAGCCTTCAGCAGCCTGCTGTTGTTGGAGCCGGCAACCCAGGAGAGCTGGTATACGGCACTCTTAAAGAAAAATATCCTCGCTGTTCAAAAGCCGGACTCCGCATCACTGGAAACCACTATGACCCAATTCGGAAGAAGTTTTATTGAAAACTTCCGGGATGATATTGATACCATGAAAGCTGCCGGCGATGAGGAAGAGGCGCCGGTATCCATGATGCATTACGATCAGCAGATCAGTTCCAACCTCATATACAACAACAACGGCTATGCCGTGCTTAGCGTAGGCAATTATGCTTACACCGGAGGTGCGCATGGCATGTACGGGCAAACAATGATCTGCCTGGACATGCAGCAAAAAAAGGAATTGGCACTGGACAGTGTTCTTAAAATTGATTCCGCAACATTGCAGCCCATACTGGAACGTCATTTCAGGGGCCGGTATAAAATTGCAGACGGCAAGCCGCTGACCGACATTCTTTTTGAGGACCGCCTGGCACTGACCGATAATTTCTATTTTACCTCCAGAGGCATCGGGTTTGTATACCAGCCTTATGAGGTGGCGGCCTACGCCTTCGGCCTGATCGATGTATGGGTTCCTTATACGGATCTGAAACCCTACCTGCAGCCGGAGTTTGTACAGCGGATGCACCTCTAA
- a CDS encoding RagB/SusD family nutrient uptake outer membrane protein yields MIKQRSFMLLFVLTAALFTSCKKYLTLEPQSGYDEDAMFSSVINARSAVLGVYDQLAGDQGYGSRLSLMYPYDNDEMIGVTNSNAPDNSSRDLSRYNLQSTNAQLLSPFNQLYSGIERANICIKKIPAMALYQAGSETEKTELRRLHGEVLTLRAQFYFELIRNWGDVPASFGPSADQENLFLGKTDRDIIYDTLLANLKTAEELVPWRTEVTSDERITKGTVKALRARLALYRGGYSLRKSGAMERSADYLDYYKITRDECYDLLQRRDQHTLNPSFRSVFKGAIDSSAIDPYGEVLFEVAMAREVDSKLGYYDGPRFYIPGNTALLGNGSVRVVPVYFYSFDSVDLRRDVTCAPYYNNADNSKTVQTLVNMTSGKFRSDWITPALASAIQATGVNWPILRFSDVLLMFAEAENELNNGPTADAKQAFEEVRRRGFSGNEEKMGATPLDKQGFFDALVKERSFEFGGEGIRKYDLIRWNLLAQKITEVRDNYTKLMNRQAPYDKIPQYMYYRPGSLLVVFANSLYNPSPSEAPGYTRVNWTRSITASWITNVAQLFKPNHSELLPIPQAVIDANPKITQDYGY; encoded by the coding sequence ATGATAAAGCAACGATCTTTTATGCTGCTCTTTGTTCTTACAGCAGCGCTGTTTACCTCCTGTAAAAAATACCTGACGCTGGAGCCACAGTCCGGGTATGATGAAGATGCGATGTTCAGTTCTGTGATAAATGCAAGGAGCGCCGTTTTGGGTGTATACGACCAGTTGGCCGGTGACCAGGGCTATGGCAGCCGCCTGAGCCTGATGTATCCTTACGACAACGACGAGATGATCGGCGTCACCAATTCCAACGCTCCGGACAACAGTTCCCGGGACCTCTCACGCTACAATCTTCAATCCACCAATGCACAGCTGCTGTCTCCGTTTAATCAGCTGTATTCCGGAATAGAACGTGCCAATATCTGTATTAAAAAAATACCGGCCATGGCGCTTTACCAGGCTGGCAGTGAAACCGAAAAGACCGAGCTTCGCCGGCTTCATGGTGAGGTCCTTACGTTGCGTGCACAGTTTTATTTTGAGCTGATCCGCAACTGGGGGGATGTTCCGGCGTCCTTTGGTCCGTCTGCCGATCAGGAAAACCTTTTTCTGGGGAAGACCGACCGTGATATTATTTACGATACCCTGCTGGCCAACCTGAAGACCGCTGAAGAACTGGTACCCTGGCGCACGGAAGTAACCTCCGATGAACGCATCACCAAAGGCACCGTTAAAGCCCTTCGTGCGAGACTGGCACTGTACCGTGGCGGCTATTCCCTGCGCAAGTCGGGAGCCATGGAGCGCAGTGCGGATTACCTGGACTATTATAAAATAACGCGGGACGAATGCTATGACCTCCTTCAGCGGAGGGATCAGCATACCCTCAATCCCAGTTTCCGATCGGTGTTCAAAGGGGCGATCGACTCCTCTGCGATCGATCCCTACGGAGAAGTATTGTTTGAAGTGGCGATGGCCCGTGAGGTGGACAGTAAACTGGGGTATTATGACGGCCCCCGCTTTTATATCCCGGGAAATACAGCATTGCTGGGCAATGGTTCTGTTCGTGTAGTACCGGTCTATTTTTATTCGTTCGATTCTGTGGATCTCAGGCGGGATGTTACCTGCGCCCCTTATTATAACAACGCGGACAACTCTAAAACGGTACAGACACTGGTGAATATGACCAGTGGTAAATTCCGTTCCGACTGGATCACACCGGCCCTTGCATCCGCTATACAGGCCACAGGGGTCAACTGGCCGATCCTGCGTTTTTCCGATGTGTTGCTGATGTTTGCAGAAGCCGAGAATGAGCTCAACAACGGACCCACCGCTGACGCCAAACAGGCATTTGAAGAAGTACGGAGAAGGGGATTCAGCGGAAATGAGGAAAAGATGGGAGCAACCCCTCTGGATAAACAGGGTTTCTTTGATGCCCTGGTAAAAGAACGCTCTTTTGAATTTGGGGGAGAGGGCATCCGCAAATACGATCTCATCCGCTGGAACCTGCTGGCACAGAAAATAACAGAAGTACGCGACAACTATACAAAACTGATGAACCGCCAGGCACCTTATGATAAAATACCGCAGTATATGTATTATCGGCCGGGATCCCTGCTGGTGGTCTTCGCCAATTCTCTGTATAACCCTTCGCCTTCTGAAGCGCCGGGTTATACCCGGGTCAACTGGACACGGTCCATCACCGCATCCTGGATCACCAATGTGGCGCAGCTGTTCAAACCCAATCACAGTGAACTGTTGCCGATACCTCAGGCAGTTATCGATGCTAATCCAAAGATCACGCAGGACTACGGTTACTGA
- a CDS encoding SusC/RagA family TonB-linked outer membrane protein, whose amino-acid sequence MKKIVVLLLVTLSFSMGHAQNSRRITGEVLDSAGNTPLAGATILQKGTARGTQTNSQGKFTLQVPAADTEVILLVEHVGYNPQELSAATDGPLQIRLSNNIAQMDEVVMIGYAAVKKRDLTGSVSSITSKQLRDIPVNSLAEALTGKLAGVQVTTSEGAPGADVQIKIRGNGSITQDGAPLYIVDGVQVEGGLSGLSPQDIESVDVLKDASATSIYGARGANGVVIITTKGGKEAKPVVSYNGFVGIKKLADKLEVLQPYDFVMLQYEKSRSTNEAQEAFRRIYGNWDSLDVYKSVPFIDWQDRTFGNDALMQTHNVGVSGGTKATQYNLSLTSNGEDGVMLNSGYNRKLVTFRMDTRVSDALKMGFNVRYTNQRINGAGTSDAGASTYNLLRHTVKYRPFMLNNLSPEDLDEAYYDETNAGNALGIINPIQLSDAQYSQKLNNITNLNGYANYNFNKQFSFKSTLGVNYNNQTYNTFYDYITSKARTQGASMPMVGVLTNNVYNLSNSNVLSFRNSRASDHRIDALLGNEFYNVKAKSTDLQLKNFPIGITPDKALNQLGVGTTVPTYPQSNSYESHIVSFFTRANYAYKDKFLANFSLRADGSSKFAPGRRWGYFPAGAVAWRLSKESFLENSKVISDLKLRVSYGATGNNRIDDYLFMNVFSPSAKYALNGQVVPAYMVGSLPNEKLKWETTVSRNIGLDLALFNNRLLLTADVYKNTVKNLLIDVPIPPTSGYTTQLQNVGNISNRGIELQLSGTPIQKPDFTWNAEFNIAFNRNRIERLAEGLDHYFAYSGFGISGQPADYIVKTGQPLGTMYGYVSDGFYGVNDFNYDAATGVYTLKEGVTDVSKAIGIAQPGWMKLKDLDGNHIIDDNDKTVIGDANPKFSGGLNQRFTYKQFDLGVFVNFVYGNKIYNANKIEFTNGYGSHTNSLAIMNDRWRTVDANGNVIQQVVTESGEQVVKGIAPDQLAAINQNAKLWIPISGAGAWYPTSWAMEDGSFLRINNITLGYTLPESLIRRIRLKSLRVYATVNNLAVLTGYSGYDPEVNTRRATPVTPGVDYSAYPRSKVYILGLNVSL is encoded by the coding sequence ATGAAGAAAATTGTAGTACTGCTTTTAGTAACCCTGAGCTTTTCAATGGGACATGCACAAAACAGCCGCCGTATCACAGGCGAGGTACTGGATTCGGCCGGTAACACACCACTGGCAGGTGCCACCATCCTGCAAAAGGGAACCGCAAGAGGCACGCAGACCAACAGCCAGGGTAAATTTACACTGCAGGTACCTGCGGCCGATACTGAAGTAATATTGCTGGTAGAGCATGTAGGCTACAACCCGCAGGAGTTATCTGCCGCCACAGACGGGCCGTTGCAGATCAGACTATCCAACAATATTGCACAGATGGATGAAGTGGTGATGATCGGGTATGCGGCTGTAAAAAAGCGCGACCTTACAGGGTCTGTATCCTCCATTACCAGTAAACAGCTGAGAGATATACCGGTGAACTCGCTGGCAGAAGCACTTACAGGAAAGCTGGCGGGTGTACAGGTCACTACTTCAGAAGGCGCACCGGGTGCAGATGTACAGATCAAAATAAGAGGGAATGGTTCCATCACACAGGATGGGGCGCCACTTTATATTGTGGACGGTGTACAGGTGGAAGGTGGTCTTTCCGGGCTGTCGCCGCAGGATATTGAATCTGTGGATGTGCTTAAAGATGCTTCCGCAACGTCCATCTACGGTGCGCGTGGTGCAAACGGGGTGGTCATCATTACTACCAAAGGGGGTAAGGAAGCAAAGCCAGTTGTGAGCTATAACGGGTTTGTGGGTATAAAAAAACTGGCCGATAAGCTGGAGGTATTACAGCCCTATGATTTTGTGATGCTTCAATATGAGAAAAGCAGGAGCACCAACGAAGCCCAGGAAGCCTTCCGCCGTATTTATGGCAACTGGGACAGCCTGGACGTCTATAAATCGGTTCCTTTTATCGACTGGCAGGACCGCACTTTTGGCAACGATGCGCTGATGCAGACCCACAATGTAGGCGTTTCCGGCGGCACCAAGGCCACGCAGTACAACCTCAGTCTTACCAGCAACGGTGAAGACGGGGTGATGCTGAATTCCGGTTATAACCGGAAGCTCGTCACTTTCCGGATGGATACCCGGGTAAGCGATGCGCTTAAAATGGGCTTTAATGTGCGCTACACCAACCAGCGCATTAACGGCGCCGGTACTTCCGATGCAGGGGCCTCCACATACAACCTGCTCCGGCATACCGTAAAATACCGGCCCTTCATGCTCAACAACCTGTCGCCGGAAGACCTGGATGAAGCCTATTATGATGAAACCAATGCAGGGAATGCACTGGGTATCATTAACCCCATCCAGCTCAGTGATGCCCAGTACAGTCAGAAACTCAATAATATCACCAATCTGAACGGTTATGCCAATTATAACTTCAACAAGCAGTTCTCCTTTAAATCCACGCTGGGTGTCAATTACAATAACCAGACCTATAATACCTTTTACGATTACATTACTTCAAAGGCACGGACACAGGGCGCCAGCATGCCCATGGTTGGGGTGCTGACCAACAATGTTTACAACCTATCCAATTCAAATGTGCTCAGCTTCAGGAATTCGCGCGCTTCCGATCACCGCATCGACGCGTTACTGGGTAATGAATTCTATAATGTAAAAGCTAAAAGCACAGACCTGCAGCTGAAAAACTTCCCCATAGGTATTACACCGGACAAAGCATTGAATCAGCTGGGCGTTGGCACTACGGTGCCCACTTATCCGCAGTCCAACAGTTATGAGAGTCATATCGTTTCCTTCTTTACAAGAGCCAATTACGCTTATAAGGATAAATTCCTGGCGAACTTCAGCCTGCGTGCGGACGGCTCTTCCAAATTCGCCCCCGGTCGCCGCTGGGGCTACTTCCCTGCCGGTGCGGTTGCCTGGCGGCTTTCAAAGGAATCCTTCCTGGAGAACAGCAAGGTCATTTCTGATCTGAAGCTCCGGGTCAGCTATGGAGCTACCGGTAATAACCGGATCGACGACTACCTCTTTATGAATGTTTTCAGTCCCAGTGCAAAATATGCGTTGAACGGACAGGTAGTGCCGGCCTATATGGTGGGAAGCCTCCCGAACGAAAAACTGAAATGGGAAACCACCGTATCCCGTAATATAGGACTGGATCTCGCTCTTTTTAACAACCGGTTGCTGCTGACCGCGGATGTATATAAGAACACCGTTAAAAACCTGCTTATCGACGTGCCCATTCCGCCAACATCGGGTTATACCACGCAGTTACAGAATGTGGGCAATATCTCCAATCGCGGTATCGAGCTGCAATTGAGCGGTACTCCCATACAGAAGCCTGATTTTACCTGGAATGCGGAATTTAACATCGCCTTTAACCGGAACAGGATCGAGCGGCTGGCGGAAGGCCTGGATCATTACTTCGCCTATTCCGGCTTTGGCATCTCCGGTCAGCCTGCGGATTATATCGTGAAGACCGGTCAGCCCCTGGGAACGATGTATGGTTATGTATCGGACGGTTTTTACGGCGTAAATGATTTTAACTATGATGCCGCAACAGGCGTTTATACCCTGAAAGAAGGCGTTACTGATGTGTCAAAAGCCATCGGTATCGCCCAGCCGGGATGGATGAAACTGAAAGATCTTGACGGTAATCATATTATTGATGACAATGACAAAACAGTCATCGGGGATGCCAACCCGAAATTCTCCGGGGGACTGAACCAGCGGTTCACCTATAAACAATTTGACCTGGGCGTGTTTGTGAATTTTGTCTATGGCAATAAGATCTACAATGCCAACAAGATCGAATTCACCAACGGGTACGGCTCGCACACCAATTCCCTGGCCATCATGAACGACCGCTGGCGCACTGTGGATGCGAACGGCAATGTAATCCAGCAGGTAGTGACCGAATCCGGCGAACAGGTGGTAAAAGGGATCGCACCCGATCAGCTGGCGGCCATCAACCAGAACGCAAAGCTCTGGATCCCCATCAGCGGCGCCGGTGCCTGGTATCCCACTTCCTGGGCAATGGAAGACGGATCTTTCCTGCGGATCAATAATATCACGCTCGGTTATACCCTGCCGGAATCGCTGATCCGGAGGATCCGGTTAAAAAGCCTGCGGGTGTACGCCACGGTGAACAACCTGGCCGTTCTCACCGGCTATTCCGGTTATGACCCGGAAGTAAACACCCGGCGGGCAACGCCCGTAACACCCGGTGTGGATTACTCCGCCTATCCCCGGAGCAAGGTTTATATTCTTGGTTTAAATGTTTCATTATAA
- a CDS encoding rhamnogalacturonan acetylesterase gives MKKGFLALCIITLLLAFKEQKKITIHSIGDSTMCDYDQRYLSGFGGENYPIRGWMQQMPQFFTDEVIIKNSARSGRSSKSFKDEGWWQKVINAVKPGDYMFIMFGPNDEKTDTLRHTDPQTTYRKYLVGYIEETRAKGGIPVLFTSITRRKFDKEGKLLPNTFEAYAAEVRKIAAEMKVPLIDLNVKSRELVQQYGPEASKKLYLYIEPGKFTKLPKGKKDDTHLSGAGATEIARLAAEGLKELKLPVAKYLK, from the coding sequence ATGAAAAAAGGATTTCTTGCTTTATGTATTATAACCTTGCTGCTGGCATTTAAGGAGCAAAAGAAAATAACCATCCATTCCATCGGTGATTCCACCATGTGTGATTATGATCAACGGTACCTCAGTGGCTTCGGAGGCGAAAATTATCCCATCCGCGGATGGATGCAGCAAATGCCGCAGTTTTTTACCGATGAAGTGATCATAAAAAACAGCGCCCGTAGTGGCCGTAGTTCCAAGAGCTTTAAGGATGAGGGCTGGTGGCAAAAAGTGATCAATGCTGTAAAACCCGGCGATTACATGTTTATCATGTTCGGCCCGAATGACGAAAAAACGGATACGCTGCGGCATACAGACCCACAGACTACCTACCGGAAGTACCTGGTAGGTTATATTGAGGAAACAAGAGCAAAGGGCGGGATACCGGTATTGTTCACCTCCATTACCCGGAGAAAGTTTGATAAGGAAGGGAAACTGTTGCCCAATACTTTTGAAGCTTATGCGGCTGAAGTAAGAAAAATTGCCGCAGAAATGAAGGTGCCGTTGATCGACCTTAATGTAAAATCGAGAGAACTGGTGCAGCAATACGGACCGGAAGCCTCAAAGAAATTATACCTGTACATCGAGCCGGGCAAATTCACCAAGCTGCCAAAGGGAAAGAAAGACGATACCCATCTTTCCGGAGCGGGCGCTACTGAGATTGCACGACTGGCCGCAGAAGGCCTTAAGGAGCTGAAACTGCCGGTAGCAAAGTATTTGAAATAA
- a CDS encoding beta-galactosidase, with product MKHRFVLLFCTAICLFTLNAAAQQLPVVQKAQPKWADGFPVIMIGNWDVKPSFRRRVGANPVWMDEVYKRESTEAQVKKYKEMGATMVMAFFYKGFGLSAEKEEIDATRKLSALCKKYGLKIGAYVGATMPYETFLPEVPEAKDWIAPPYQGQPVTYGSQTFRKLVYFQHEGYKAYIKRVLKIAIEDLKVDLIHFDNSSIQAIAPVFYHPLAAEQFRAFLRKKYTPEQLRQRLGFSNMDYVEPPSYTKSISILHDPLAQEWTDFRCQRLADYYGEMAQYIRSLNPDVAVECNPHGLDGRNSMWNESVDFPRLLAHTNYFWTEGEHTELAADGTLLSKIRTFKMARTLNNRVFTNTSDSKLKMAEILAYNRDGIGLIGGLEEMEGGKHQTSFELPQDQKAYIRFFRDHFEYYTGTVNIADVAVLHSFNTMAYNNDRPYQSTFLFEQSLIQGKIPFDIIFDAQLKNLDRYKVLVLADQESLTDEQQELIRAFVRKGGGLVATEHTSLYNSWHQRKEHFGLRDLFKVEAPEWHNRSTPETILSIAEQRNSVGKGRVSYLPEVIPSQPKPAMVAMSGKYFRLAKNHRQLIEAIQWASADALSLKVEAPETVTMELVQQEDRNRLLLHLVNFNYQNSGVENIKVALKIPEGKKIQQVSILSPDGNTSNTPAFQQEKGKVHFTVPQLALYDLVVIRYR from the coding sequence ATGAAGCACAGGTTTGTTCTATTATTTTGTACAGCGATTTGTTTGTTTACATTAAACGCAGCAGCGCAGCAGTTGCCTGTCGTCCAAAAAGCACAGCCGAAATGGGCAGACGGGTTCCCCGTAATCATGATCGGCAACTGGGATGTAAAACCCAGCTTCCGGCGCCGGGTAGGTGCGAACCCCGTCTGGATGGATGAGGTGTACAAAAGGGAGTCTACCGAAGCCCAGGTAAAAAAATACAAAGAGATGGGCGCTACCATGGTGATGGCCTTTTTTTATAAAGGATTTGGATTGAGCGCAGAGAAAGAAGAGATCGACGCCACACGCAAACTGTCGGCCCTTTGTAAAAAATACGGACTGAAGATCGGCGCTTATGTCGGCGCTACCATGCCTTATGAAACCTTTCTCCCCGAAGTACCGGAAGCGAAGGACTGGATCGCGCCGCCGTACCAGGGGCAACCGGTCACCTATGGCAGCCAGACCTTCCGCAAACTGGTATATTTTCAGCATGAAGGCTATAAAGCCTATATCAAACGGGTATTAAAAATAGCCATTGAAGATCTGAAAGTGGACCTGATCCATTTCGACAACTCTTCCATACAGGCCATTGCCCCGGTGTTTTATCATCCGCTGGCAGCAGAACAGTTCCGTGCTTTTTTACGGAAGAAATATACTCCGGAACAACTCCGGCAACGTTTGGGCTTCAGCAATATGGATTATGTGGAACCGCCCTCCTATACCAAAAGCATCAGCATATTGCACGATCCGCTGGCGCAGGAATGGACCGACTTCCGCTGTCAGCGGCTGGCAGATTATTACGGTGAGATGGCGCAGTATATCCGGAGCCTGAACCCGGATGTAGCGGTGGAATGCAACCCGCACGGACTGGACGGCCGTAACTCCATGTGGAATGAAAGTGTTGATTTCCCCCGCCTGCTGGCGCATACCAATTATTTCTGGACGGAAGGCGAACATACCGAGCTGGCGGCAGACGGTACCCTGCTCTCCAAGATCCGCACTTTTAAAATGGCGCGCACGCTGAACAACCGCGTGTTTACCAATACCAGCGACAGCAAACTAAAAATGGCAGAGATACTGGCCTATAACCGCGACGGCATCGGCCTCATCGGCGGATTGGAAGAAATGGAAGGCGGCAAACACCAAACTTCTTTTGAATTACCACAGGATCAGAAAGCGTATATACGTTTCTTCCGTGATCATTTTGAATACTACACCGGTACTGTGAATATTGCAGATGTGGCCGTGCTGCATAGCTTCAATACGATGGCGTACAATAATGATCGTCCCTATCAGAGCACTTTTCTTTTTGAACAAAGCCTGATCCAGGGCAAGATTCCATTCGATATTATTTTTGATGCACAACTAAAAAACCTGGACCGGTACAAAGTATTGGTACTGGCCGACCAGGAGAGCCTTACTGATGAGCAACAGGAACTGATCCGCGCTTTTGTACGTAAAGGTGGCGGCCTGGTTGCCACCGAACATACCTCCTTATACAACAGCTGGCACCAGCGTAAGGAACACTTTGGTCTCCGCGATCTTTTTAAAGTGGAGGCACCGGAATGGCACAACCGCAGCACGCCGGAGACAATACTATCCATCGCTGAACAACGCAATAGTGTTGGCAAGGGGCGGGTTTCCTACCTGCCGGAAGTGATCCCCTCACAGCCCAAACCGGCCATGGTAGCTATGTCTGGCAAATACTTCCGGCTCGCCAAAAATCACCGGCAATTAATTGAAGCTATTCAATGGGCCTCCGCCGATGCATTATCCTTAAAGGTAGAGGCACCGGAAACCGTGACCATGGAACTGGTACAACAGGAAGACCGCAACCGCCTGCTGCTGCACCTGGTTAATTTTAATTATCAGAACTCCGGGGTGGAAAATATTAAGGTCGCATTAAAAATACCCGAAGGAAAAAAGATACAGCAGGTAAGCATATTAAGTCCTGACGGAAATACCAGTAATACACCGGCGTTTCAGCAGGAGAAAGGAAAGGTGCATTTTACCGTACCACAACTTGCTTTGTACGACCTGGTAGTGATCCGGTACAGGTAG